From the Micromonospora echinofusca genome, the window GGCGGAGCTGCGCGTCGCGCTGGCCGCCCCGAGACCGGCCGCCGGGCTGACCAGCGAGTGGCGGCTGGTCGACGGGCTGCGTACGCACACCCGCCGCGCGGGCGACCCCGGCACCGCCACCACCCCGGTCGTGCTGGTGCACGGGCTGGCCGTGTCCCACCGCTACCTGACCCCGCTAGCCCTGGCGCTGGCCGACACCCATCCGGTGTACGTGCCCGACCTGCCCGGCTTCGGGCTGACCGAGCGCCCCGGCCGCGCGTACGACGTGCGCGAGCACGCCGCCCACCTGGCCGCCTGGCTGGCCGCGTACCGGATGCCGCCCGTCTGCCTGCTCGGGCACTCGTTCGGCGCGGAGGTCGTCGCGGCGCTGGCCGCCCGGCACCCCGACGCGGTCGCAGCGGTGGTGCTCGCCGGCCCGACCAGCGACCCGGCCGCCCGGTCCCGGCGGGCGCAGTTCGGACGCTGGCTGGTGGACACCCTGCGGGAGGCGCCGTTGCAGGCGCCGATCCTGCTGCGGGACGTCGTCGACGCCCGCCCCTGGCGGGTGCACGCGACGCTGTCGCACTCGGTACGCAACGGCATCGAGGCGGACCTCGTCCGCATCGCCGCACCCACCCTGGTGGTCGCCGGCTCCCGGGACCCGATCGTGCCGCCGTCCTGGCGTACGCAGGTGGGCCGGCTGGTGCCGCACGCCCGTACGGCCACCGTGCCGGGTGCCGCGCACAACGTCGCCACCACCGCGCCGACGCAGCTCGCCGACGCGGTGCGCGCCCTTCTCGCCCCCTCGCTGACGAACAGGTGATCACATGCGTATCGGCAACACGGAGATCCGGCCGGCCGGCGGCGGCCTCGGCTGCCTGCTGATGATCCTCTTCTCGATCGTCGCGTCGGTCGTCCTGACCGTCCTGCTCAACCTGCTCCTG encodes:
- a CDS encoding alpha/beta fold hydrolase, which translates into the protein MRTTPARRPRVSPPGRFGPAELRVALAAPRPAAGLTSEWRLVDGLRTHTRRAGDPGTATTPVVLVHGLAVSHRYLTPLALALADTHPVYVPDLPGFGLTERPGRAYDVREHAAHLAAWLAAYRMPPVCLLGHSFGAEVVAALAARHPDAVAAVVLAGPTSDPAARSRRAQFGRWLVDTLREAPLQAPILLRDVVDARPWRVHATLSHSVRNGIEADLVRIAAPTLVVAGSRDPIVPPSWRTQVGRLVPHARTATVPGAAHNVATTAPTQLADAVRALLAPSLTNR